The Eubacteriaceae bacterium Marseille-Q4139 genome has a window encoding:
- a CDS encoding ABC transporter ATP-binding protein yields MAEEIVLKLDHVSKSFARVDGDDITHALGDINTVMRDGEFVSIVGTSGCGKSTILRLIAGLTVPTTGHLSVNGKEITGPDPSRGMVFQKPTLFPWLTVEKNISFSLRMQNTYKGNEEKVERMLKLIGLEDFRNDYPAQLSGGMAQRVALVRSLINEPDILLMDEPLGALDAFTRMNIQDEILHMWQKGKQLIVMVTHDIDEAIYMGSRVLVMEAKPGRIKKDIKIDLPYPRKRSGPKFVEYRNQILELLDYGSGEKTA; encoded by the coding sequence ATGGCAGAGGAGATTGTACTGAAGTTAGACCATGTGTCCAAAAGCTTTGCCAGGGTGGACGGCGACGATATCACCCACGCCCTCGGGGACATTAACACGGTCATGAGGGACGGCGAGTTTGTCAGCATCGTCGGCACATCCGGCTGCGGGAAGTCCACAATTTTAAGGCTGATTGCCGGCCTTACGGTACCGACGACAGGGCATCTTTCCGTCAACGGAAAGGAGATTACAGGGCCGGACCCGAGCCGCGGCATGGTATTTCAGAAACCGACGCTGTTCCCGTGGCTGACGGTGGAGAAGAACATCTCCTTCAGCCTGCGGATGCAGAATACATATAAAGGAAATGAAGAGAAGGTCGAGCGGATGTTAAAGCTCATCGGCCTGGAGGATTTCCGGAACGACTATCCGGCACAGCTTTCCGGCGGTATGGCACAGCGCGTTGCCCTCGTCCGTTCCCTGATTAACGAGCCGGACATCCTTTTGATGGATGAGCCTCTCGGAGCCCTGGACGCGTTTACACGGATGAATATCCAGGACGAGATCCTTCACATGTGGCAGAAGGGGAAACAGCTTATCGTCATGGTGACCCACGACATCGACGAGGCCATTTACATGGGAAGCCGCGTCCTCGTGATGGAGGCCAAGCCTGGCAGGATTAAAAAGGACATTAAGATCGACCTGCCGTATCCGAGAAAGCGGAGCGGCCCAAAATTTGTGGAATACAGGAATCAGATCCTGGAGCTTTTGGATTACGGCTCCGGCGAAAAGACTGCCTGA
- a CDS encoding ABC transporter permease subunit: protein MTKEQLREMEEKEKTWLEKRLDVVFLLFPLACGLFAIWEYWEIPNLRKNKDPMTYVYFLLFFMVLYAVFLVYGVLGKKKRLVDKLRYMAPLYGVLFLVLSLYDYMTLKTGALRYPFFPWFNDIFNIMIEDRAYLLECAAHTLRLLFTGYFCGAILGLITGITCGYSRRVRYWVDPILKVLGPIPTSTWIPLMMVIASSLFMGAVIVIGLGVWFSVTMASMTGISNVDVSYFEAARTLGTKEHQMVFRVAIPHALPNIFQGLTQGMSIACTALMIAEMIGVEAGLGWYINWAKAWAQYNKMYASIIIICLIFTAVTKLLGLIKSRALRWQEGMVK from the coding sequence ATGACAAAGGAACAGCTCCGGGAGATGGAGGAAAAGGAAAAAACCTGGCTGGAAAAGCGGCTTGACGTGGTATTTCTCCTGTTTCCCCTGGCCTGCGGCCTGTTTGCGATATGGGAATACTGGGAGATCCCCAATCTCAGGAAGAATAAGGATCCGATGACATACGTGTATTTCCTGCTGTTTTTCATGGTGCTGTACGCGGTCTTTCTCGTGTACGGTGTTCTGGGAAAGAAGAAGCGGCTGGTGGACAAGCTCCGCTACATGGCACCGTTATACGGCGTGCTGTTTCTGGTGCTGTCGCTTTACGATTACATGACGTTAAAGACAGGGGCTTTGAGGTACCCGTTCTTCCCGTGGTTCAACGATATTTTCAATATCATGATTGAAGACCGGGCATATCTTCTGGAATGCGCCGCCCACACGCTGCGGCTGCTTTTTACAGGCTACTTCTGCGGCGCCATCCTGGGGCTCATCACCGGCATCACCTGCGGATACAGCAGGCGGGTGCGGTACTGGGTGGATCCGATTTTAAAGGTTCTGGGGCCGATCCCCACGTCCACATGGATCCCGCTTATGATGGTAATCGCGTCGTCCTTATTCATGGGCGCCGTCATCGTCATCGGCCTCGGCGTCTGGTTCTCCGTAACCATGGCTTCGATGACCGGCATCTCCAACGTGGATGTGTCGTATTTTGAGGCTGCCAGGACACTTGGGACAAAGGAGCATCAGATGGTGTTCCGCGTGGCGATTCCCCATGCGCTCCCGAACATTTTCCAGGGGCTGACCCAGGGGATGAGCATCGCCTGCACCGCCCTCATGATTGCCGAGATGATCGGCGTGGAAGCCGGACTCGGCTGGTACATCAACTGGGCGAAGGCATGGGCCCAGTACAATAAAATGTATGCGTCCATCATCATCATCTGCCTGATCTTCACGGCAGTCACGAAGCTCTTGGGGCTCATAAAGAGCAGGGCGCTCAGATGGCAGGAAGGAATGGTGAAGTAA
- a CDS encoding 2-hydroxyacyl-CoA dehydratase — MELRKDLPEIFEEFADARKQSFLTIKELKDQGMPVVGVFCTYLPREIPQAMGAAVVGLCSVSDETIPEAEKDLPRNLCPLIKSSYGFAKTDKCPYFYFSDLVVGETTCDGKKKMYEMLAEFKPVHVIELPNKQTEAGIELYKNELIKFKELLEEKFETTITEEAIRAQIHERNEIQAALHRLQYVMTLDPAPVTGLDIVNTVYGSGFRMKTGELAAELNAVTDKIEAEYAAGKNIGKKKRILLTGSPSGGAALKVVRAIEANGGVVVCFENCSGMKPLDPVDEENPDVYDALARKYLNIGCSCMSPNPNRMALLEKLIDDFKVDGVVDLVLQACHTYNVETAMVRQLVKDKKGIPYTVVETDYSQADIGQINTRMAAFIELL; from the coding sequence ATGGAACTTAGAAAAGACCTGCCGGAAATTTTTGAAGAGTTTGCGGACGCGAGAAAGCAGTCGTTTTTGACGATTAAGGAACTGAAGGATCAGGGAATGCCGGTTGTAGGCGTATTCTGCACGTATCTGCCGCGGGAGATTCCTCAGGCCATGGGGGCTGCCGTCGTGGGCTTATGTTCTGTCTCCGACGAGACAATCCCGGAAGCGGAAAAGGATCTGCCGAGAAACCTCTGTCCGCTCATCAAGTCCAGCTACGGCTTTGCAAAAACAGATAAATGCCCGTACTTCTATTTCTCGGATCTGGTGGTAGGCGAGACTACCTGCGACGGGAAGAAGAAAATGTATGAGATGTTAGCGGAGTTCAAGCCGGTTCATGTCATCGAGCTTCCCAACAAGCAGACGGAGGCAGGCATTGAGCTTTATAAGAATGAGCTGATTAAATTCAAAGAGCTTCTGGAGGAAAAATTCGAGACGACTATCACAGAAGAAGCCATCCGGGCACAGATTCATGAAAGAAACGAGATCCAGGCCGCCCTTCACCGGCTTCAGTATGTGATGACGCTTGATCCGGCGCCGGTTACGGGACTGGACATTGTCAATACGGTTTATGGCTCCGGCTTCCGGATGAAAACAGGAGAGCTGGCCGCAGAGCTGAATGCCGTCACAGATAAAATCGAGGCCGAATACGCGGCCGGAAAGAATATTGGAAAGAAGAAACGCATCCTCTTAACCGGTTCCCCGTCCGGCGGCGCCGCGCTTAAGGTGGTGCGCGCCATCGAGGCCAACGGCGGTGTTGTTGTCTGCTTCGAGAACTGCTCCGGCATGAAGCCTCTGGATCCGGTGGACGAAGAGAATCCGGATGTTTACGATGCCCTGGCACGGAAATATTTAAACATCGGCTGCTCCTGCATGTCGCCGAATCCCAACCGCATGGCGCTTCTTGAGAAGTTAATCGACGATTTCAAGGTAGACGGCGTTGTGGATCTGGTGCTCCAGGCATGCCATACCTACAACGTGGAGACGGCGATGGTACGCCAGCTTGTGAAGGATAAGAAGGGAATCCCCTATACGGTGGTGGAGACCGACTATTCCCAGGCGGACATCGGACAGATCAACACAAGAATGGCTGCATTTATCGAGCTTTTGTAG
- the rplL gene encoding 50S ribosomal protein L7/L12: MAKLTTAEFIEAIKELSVLELNELVKACEEEFGVSAAAGVVVAAAGAGAGAAEEEKTEFDVELTEVGPNKVKVIKVVREVTGLGLKEAKDVVDGAPKVLKQGASKEEANDIKAKLEAEGAKITLK, encoded by the coding sequence ATGGCAAAGTTAACTACCGCTGAATTTATCGAAGCTATCAAGGAATTATCCGTATTAGAATTAAACGAGTTAGTAAAGGCTTGTGAGGAAGAGTTTGGTGTATCCGCAGCAGCAGGCGTTGTTGTAGCAGCAGCAGGCGCTGGCGCAGGTGCAGCAGAGGAAGAGAAGACCGAGTTCGACGTAGAGCTTACTGAGGTTGGTCCGAACAAGGTTAAAGTTATCAAGGTTGTTCGTGAAGTTACCGGCCTTGGCCTTAAGGAAGCAAAAGACGTTGTTGACGGTGCTCCGAAGGTTCTTAAGCAGGGCGCTTCCAAGGAAGAGGCTAACGACATCAAGGCTAAGCTTGAGGCTGAGGGCGCTAAGATTACTCTTAAGTAA
- a CDS encoding 50S ribosomal protein L10 encodes MAKVELKQPIVAEIAELFNGAKSAVVVDYRGLTVEQDTILRKQLREAGVTYKVYKNTMIRFAAKGTEFEALEANLEGPTALAVSKEDATAPARILAQFAKTADKLELKGGVVEGTYYDQKGIQVIATIPSREELLGKLLGSIQSPIANLARVLNQIAEAQNGGSAESAEA; translated from the coding sequence ATGGCAAAAGTTGAATTAAAACAGCCAATCGTAGCTGAGATTGCTGAGCTTTTCAACGGAGCGAAATCCGCTGTTGTCGTTGACTACCGCGGACTGACTGTTGAGCAGGATACAATCCTTCGTAAGCAGTTAAGAGAAGCCGGCGTTACTTATAAAGTATATAAGAACACCATGATCCGCTTCGCTGCAAAGGGAACAGAGTTCGAGGCTCTTGAGGCTAATCTTGAAGGACCGACAGCATTGGCAGTATCCAAGGAAGATGCTACCGCTCCGGCAAGAATTTTAGCTCAGTTCGCTAAGACGGCTGACAAGCTCGAATTAAAGGGCGGCGTCGTTGAGGGAACATACTATGACCAGAAGGGCATCCAGGTGATCGCTACCATCCCGTCCAGAGAAGAACTTCTCGGAAAGCTGCTTGGAAGCATCCAGTCCCCGATTGCAAACCTGGCACGCGTCCTCAATCAGATCGCAGAGGCACAGAACGGCGGTTCTGCCGAGTCTGCGGAGGCATAA
- the rplA gene encoding 50S ribosomal protein L1 yields the protein MKRGKRYVEAAKAIDRATLYDTAEAIALVKKAAVAKFDETIEVHLRTGCDGRHADQQIRGAVVLPHGTGKTVRILVFAKGPKADEAAAAGADYVGAEELIPKIQNEGWLDFDVVVATPDMMGVVGRLGRVLGPKGLMPNPKAGTVTMDVTKAINDIKAGKIEYRLDKTNIIHVPVGKASFTEEQLADNFQTLMDAIIKAKPSTVKGAYLKSVTMTSTMGPGIKLNVAKLVN from the coding sequence ATGAAAAGAGGAAAAAGATACGTAGAAGCGGCAAAAGCTATCGACCGCGCTACTCTTTATGATACGGCAGAGGCCATCGCACTTGTAAAGAAGGCCGCTGTTGCAAAGTTCGACGAGACGATTGAGGTTCATTTAAGAACAGGCTGCGACGGACGTCATGCTGACCAGCAGATCCGCGGCGCTGTTGTTCTGCCCCACGGAACCGGCAAGACGGTCAGAATCCTTGTATTCGCAAAGGGACCGAAGGCCGACGAGGCAGCCGCAGCAGGCGCAGATTACGTTGGAGCTGAGGAGCTGATCCCGAAGATCCAGAACGAAGGCTGGCTGGATTTCGACGTTGTCGTTGCTACCCCGGACATGATGGGCGTTGTTGGTCGTCTCGGCCGTGTACTTGGACCGAAGGGCTTAATGCCGAACCCGAAGGCTGGTACCGTTACGATGGATGTTACCAAGGCCATCAACGATATCAAGGCTGGTAAGATCGAGTACAGACTTGACAAGACAAACATTATCCATGTGCCAGTAGGTAAGGCTTCTTTCACAGAAGAACAGTTGGCGGACAACTTCCAGACGCTTATGGATGCAATCATCAAGGCAAAACCGAGCACCGTTAAGGGCGCTTACTTAAAGAGCGTAACCATGACTTCCACCATGGGCCCGGGCATCAAGTTAAACGTGGCAAAATTAGTGAACTAA
- the rplK gene encoding 50S ribosomal protein L11 — MAKKVTGYIKLQIPAGKATPAPPVGPALGQHGVNIVQFTKEFNARTADQGDMIIPVVITVYADRSFSFITKTPPAAVLLKKAAKIKSGSATPNKTKVATLSRAEVQKIAELKMPDLNAASIEAATSMIAGTARSMGIKVED, encoded by the coding sequence ATGGCAAAGAAAGTAACTGGTTATATTAAACTGCAGATTCCGGCTGGAAAGGCTACGCCGGCTCCGCCAGTTGGTCCGGCTCTTGGACAGCACGGTGTAAATATCGTACAGTTCACGAAGGAGTTCAACGCCAGGACGGCTGATCAGGGCGATATGATTATCCCGGTCGTTATCACCGTATATGCGGACAGAAGCTTCAGCTTCATCACCAAGACTCCGCCGGCTGCCGTATTGTTAAAGAAGGCCGCTAAGATCAAATCCGGTTCTGCTACCCCCAACAAGACGAAGGTAGCTACCCTGTCCAGAGCAGAGGTTCAGAAGATCGCCGAGCTGAAAATGCCGGATCTCAATGCTGCAAGCATCGAAGCTGCTACCAGCATGATCGCAGGAACCGCAAGAAGCATGGGTATCAAGGTAGAGGACTAA
- the nusG gene encoding transcription termination/antitermination factor NusG, with amino-acid sequence MSEAQWYVVHTYSGYENKVKVDIEKTIENRGLQEQILEVSVPMEEVVELKNGTQKQVERKMFPGYVLIHMIMNDDTWYVVRNTRGVTGFVGPGSKPVPLTEEEMQNLGFKTPGVVVEFAVGDTVVVTAGAWKDTVGVVRTVNESKQSLTINVEMFGRETPVELNFSEVKKM; translated from the coding sequence ATGTCGGAAGCACAATGGTATGTTGTACACACTTATTCCGGATACGAGAATAAGGTAAAGGTTGACATCGAAAAGACAATCGAGAACAGGGGTCTTCAGGAGCAGATCTTAGAGGTTTCCGTCCCGATGGAAGAAGTTGTGGAGCTGAAAAACGGTACTCAGAAGCAGGTGGAGCGCAAGATGTTCCCGGGCTACGTGCTGATCCATATGATCATGAACGATGATACATGGTATGTAGTCAGGAATACCCGCGGCGTGACCGGATTCGTGGGACCGGGTTCCAAGCCTGTGCCTCTGACTGAGGAGGAGATGCAGAACCTCGGCTTTAAGACACCCGGAGTCGTCGTTGAGTTTGCCGTCGGAGATACCGTGGTCGTCACGGCCGGCGCATGGAAGGATACGGTCGGTGTCGTAAGAACCGTCAACGAATCCAAACAGTCCCTTACGATCAACGTCGAAATGTTTGGCCGGGAAACGCCGGTTGAACTGAATTTTTCAGAAGTTAAGAAGATGTAG
- the secE gene encoding preprotein translocase subunit SecE, translated as MAEKVSNEKAPKKDFIKGLKSEFRKIIWPNKEDLTKNTIAVVSVTVALGVLIAVLDLIIKFGLNLLIG; from the coding sequence ATGGCAGAAAAAGTAAGTAATGAGAAGGCCCCTAAAAAGGACTTCATCAAAGGCTTAAAATCCGAGTTCAGGAAAATTATCTGGCCGAACAAGGAAGACCTGACGAAAAACACGATTGCCGTCGTTTCTGTGACTGTTGCATTGGGCGTGCTGATTGCAGTCCTTGACCTGATTATCAAATTTGGTCTGAATCTGTTGATTGGTTAA
- the rpmG gene encoding 50S ribosomal protein L33, giving the protein MRTKITLACTECKQRNYNMTKDKKTHPDRMETKKYCRFCKRHTMHKETK; this is encoded by the coding sequence GTGCGTACAAAAATTACACTGGCATGCACAGAATGCAAGCAGCGCAATTACAACATGACGAAGGATAAGAAGACTCATCCGGACCGCATGGAAACAAAGAAATACTGCAGATTCTGCAAGAGACACACGATGCACAAAGAAACTAAGTAA
- a CDS encoding DUF3990 domain-containing protein gives MSRRILYHGSPDIIQTPVLGKGKPYNDYGQGFYCTEHPELAKEWACTENIDGYANKYEMDTDGLAILNLSADEYTILHWLALLMKYRRFRISTPVMKRGADWLREHFLIDLTSYDVVVGYRADDSYFSFARSFVNNEISLAQLSYAMRLGRLGEQFVLKSPAAFEKIRFVSYEIADNTEYYAKRKARDDEARASFRAELERDDIDGLYMRDIIREEVKPDDPRLR, from the coding sequence ATGAGCAGACGAATCCTATATCACGGTTCCCCTGATATTATTCAAACGCCTGTGCTGGGAAAGGGCAAACCCTATAATGACTACGGACAGGGCTTTTACTGCACGGAACATCCGGAGCTTGCAAAAGAATGGGCCTGTACGGAAAACATAGACGGCTATGCAAACAAATATGAAATGGACACGGATGGTCTTGCGATTCTGAATCTCTCCGCCGATGAATACACGATTCTGCATTGGCTGGCTCTGCTGATGAAGTACCGAAGATTCCGTATTTCCACTCCTGTCATGAAGCGCGGGGCCGATTGGCTGAGAGAGCATTTCCTCATTGATCTGACATCTTATGATGTGGTTGTTGGATATCGTGCGGACGATTCCTATTTTTCTTTTGCAAGATCGTTCGTGAATAACGAAATTTCACTGGCACAGCTCTCCTATGCCATGCGCCTTGGCAGGCTCGGCGAACAGTTCGTTTTGAAAAGCCCTGCCGCTTTTGAAAAAATTCGGTTCGTTTCTTATGAAATTGCGGATAATACGGAGTATTATGCAAAAAGAAAGGCTCGGGATGATGAAGCAAGAGCTTCTTTCCGGGCAGAGCTTGAGCGGGATGATATCGACGGCCTGTATATGCGGGATATCATCCGCGAGGAGGTGAAACCAGATGATCCGCGCTTACGATAA
- a CDS encoding helix-turn-helix transcriptional regulator, whose amino-acid sequence MIRAYDNQYLDDAMRCLGEAMDYAANSCHITMDEFLNLFIGTGYAEPFAAGAPKYVSGVSGTELVMDVLTKSGAETDFPQAQTDYDYSPQYWCGWILAYYQWYTGRSFREIQKHITMQEIEKLYPTLHEASEKKFVDTVNRMIRKKNLPTRLQSQRKICGYSQRELAGKVGVNLRTLQQYEIRAKDINKAAAVTLLALSKALGCRMEDLLEYDSSEVEDHEEI is encoded by the coding sequence ATGATCCGCGCTTACGATAATCAGTATCTGGATGATGCCATGAGGTGCCTGGGCGAAGCGATGGACTACGCCGCAAACAGCTGTCACATAACAATGGATGAATTTCTTAATCTGTTTATCGGCACAGGCTATGCCGAACCTTTTGCCGCCGGTGCTCCCAAATACGTTTCCGGCGTATCTGGTACGGAGCTTGTGATGGACGTTCTCACAAAGTCAGGAGCAGAAACAGACTTCCCGCAGGCCCAGACTGACTATGACTATTCGCCGCAGTATTGGTGCGGCTGGATCCTCGCCTATTACCAGTGGTACACCGGGCGCAGCTTCAGGGAAATTCAGAAGCATATCACCATGCAGGAAATTGAAAAGCTCTATCCCACTCTGCACGAAGCTTCTGAAAAGAAATTTGTGGATACTGTGAACCGTATGATACGAAAAAAGAACCTGCCGACACGCCTGCAATCACAGCGTAAAATCTGCGGCTATTCACAGAGGGAGCTTGCCGGAAAGGTCGGCGTCAATCTGCGTACTTTACAGCAGTACGAAATCCGTGCCAAAGACATAAACAAGGCTGCCGCAGTCACGCTTCTCGCTCTCTCTAAAGCGCTCGGCTGCCGCATGGAAGATTTGCTGGAGTACGACAGCAGCGAAGTGGAAGATCATGAAGAAATATAA
- the yedF gene encoding sulfurtransferase-like selenium metabolism protein YedF — protein sequence MEKIVDAKGFACPQPVLMAKDALKGMTEGELKVLVDNEISVQNLTKLGKSCGLEVTSGKKAEAEFEVVFHVTESAAAAMASNDEIACNPDERKKGLVVVISSDQMGNGNEELGKILMKGFIFALTKLDALPETVLLYNGGAKLSVEGSESLDDLKMLEALGVEILTCGTCLNYYGLSEKLAVGNVSNMYEIAEKMTLAGSVVRP from the coding sequence ATGGAAAAGATTGTGGATGCCAAGGGGTTTGCGTGCCCGCAGCCGGTTTTGATGGCAAAAGATGCATTAAAGGGAATGACAGAGGGAGAACTCAAGGTTCTTGTGGACAATGAGATCTCCGTACAGAACCTGACAAAGCTCGGAAAGAGCTGCGGTCTTGAGGTGACGTCCGGCAAGAAGGCCGAGGCAGAGTTTGAGGTTGTGTTCCATGTGACGGAGAGCGCAGCCGCGGCCATGGCTTCGAACGATGAGATCGCATGCAACCCGGATGAGAGAAAGAAAGGCCTTGTAGTCGTTATTTCCTCGGATCAGATGGGAAACGGAAACGAGGAGCTTGGAAAGATTTTAATGAAGGGCTTCATCTTTGCCCTGACGAAGCTTGATGCACTGCCGGAGACGGTTCTCCTTTACAACGGCGGCGCGAAGCTTTCCGTAGAGGGTTCCGAGTCTCTCGACGATCTGAAGATGCTGGAGGCTCTGGGTGTGGAGATCTTAACCTGCGGTACCTGCTTAAACTACTACGGGCTGTCCGAGAAGTTAGCAGTCGGAAATGTCTCGAACATGTACGAGATCGCAGAGAAGATGACTCTGGCCGGGTCGGTTGTACGGCCATAA
- a CDS encoding N-acetyltransferase, with protein sequence MEIRAAKEQDMEAVLSIYNYEVMHGTATFDVVPRTMEEQMDWFRRHDGGRHPVLVAVEDGRVVGFASLSAYRDRAAYDATAELSMYVDAAYRRRGIARALLQALFAGARERGHIRTVISVIGGENTASLALHREFGFREVGTFHEVGEKFGQLLDTHLMQLML encoded by the coding sequence ATTGAAATTCGGGCGGCGAAAGAGCAGGATATGGAGGCGGTTCTTTCCATATATAACTATGAGGTGATGCATGGGACGGCAACCTTTGACGTGGTGCCGCGGACGATGGAAGAACAGATGGACTGGTTCCGCCGCCATGACGGCGGCCGGCATCCGGTTCTCGTGGCGGTCGAAGACGGCCGGGTGGTGGGCTTTGCAAGCCTTTCGGCTTACCGCGACCGGGCGGCCTACGATGCCACGGCGGAGCTTTCCATGTATGTGGACGCAGCGTACAGACGGCGCGGCATTGCCAGGGCGCTTTTGCAGGCACTGTTTGCCGGAGCCAGGGAGCGCGGGCATATCCGCACGGTGATTTCCGTCATCGGCGGGGAAAACACGGCGAGTCTGGCGCTTCACAGGGAATTCGGGTTCCGCGAGGTTGGGACGTTTCACGAGGTCGGAGAAAAATTCGGCCAGCTTCTTGATACGCACCTGATGCAGCTCATGCTTTAA